ACGTCAACTTTTTTAACTTCAGCAAACAGCTCAACGCTAATATCCTGACCTACGGTGAACTCTTCGCCTTCAGCAAGACGGAATTCCCACAGACCACGGCCAGCTTCTACGCCAGCTTTAGCGAAGTGACCCGCTTCCGGCTTGGTTACACGGTTAGCTTTTTTAGCACCGGTGGTAACCTGAATAGCACGGTAGCCATCGTTAGCCAGATCTTTAACCTGAGTAACGCGGTTTGCTTCAACTTCGATTACGGTTACTGGGATAGAAACGCCATCTTCAGTGAAGATGCGAGTCATGCCCACTTTTTTACCGACTAAACCAATCATTGTTTCAACCTCTCAATCGCTCGATGACCTGATCAACCCAGGCTGATCTGCACGTCTACACCGGCAGCCAGATCCAGACGCATCAGAGCATCAACGGTTTTCTCGGTTGGCTCAACGATGTCAACCAGACGCTTATGAGTGCGGATTTCGTACTGATCACGCGCATCTTTGTTGACGTGCGGAGAGATCAGAACGGTAAAGCGCTCTTTGCGGGTCGGCAGCGGGATCGGACCACGTACTTGCGCACCAGTGCGCTTCGCAGTCTCGACGATTTCGGCGGTTGATTGATCGATCAGACGATGATCAAACGCTTTCAAGCGGATACGGATTCTTTGGTTCTGCATG
The nucleotide sequence above comes from Kosakonia sp. H02. Encoded proteins:
- the rpsJ gene encoding 30S ribosomal protein S10, with product MQNQRIRIRLKAFDHRLIDQSTAEIVETAKRTGAQVRGPIPLPTRKERFTVLISPHVNKDARDQYEIRTHKRLVDIVEPTEKTVDALMRLDLAAGVDVQISLG
- the rplC gene encoding 50S ribosomal protein L3 encodes the protein MIGLVGKKVGMTRIFTEDGVSIPVTVIEVEANRVTQVKDLANDGYRAIQVTTGAKKANRVTKPEAGHFAKAGVEAGRGLWEFRLAEGEEFTVGQDISVELFAEVKKVDVTGTSKGKGFAGTVKRWNFRTQDATHGNSLSHRVPGSIGQNQTPGKVFKGKKMAGQLGNERVTVQSLDVVRVDAERNLLLVKGAVPGATGSDLIVKPAVKA